A part of Paraliobacillus zengyii genomic DNA contains:
- a CDS encoding YycH family regulatory protein produces the protein MNLESIKSFILIFLIAASLLLTLATWNYQPNIDEDEGDTEDSVIEAQLDGEQLTKKDVVRPSQIIYKLEGQAVGLADKNNENDLYNQILNLSLYNFEVMSNPMNQLENNQNQVEIIFPTELPTDVIVDLFSIDNEVNIPDSTFDRVYITLSSNQEDNQIVFVKTSTGTAIGAKFQNSNQTIEFLIDYENDNESIRYEVLENANELAIYLPSEISLAIEYFSYKTLDSEPFRNLLFNTPSSVRNYKNNNREIYTDGISEMTIEDGYSISFSNPLNDTQVLEESVTQYQLFDQVHQFINKHNGFTSTEPFQFFLSELLTSANTNLVEYNLAYLGYPIYEMGSLATISINWHNQDPSIYSHPIVQLVDRLETGLVPTAFLDTTSVLEILNGNTYSDKTVYDVAVGYQIEQESGSETQAYKLIPTWYVEGISGWEELEIPGELLGGDNSAMGTN, from the coding sequence ATGAATCTAGAGAGCATTAAATCATTTATATTAATATTTCTAATTGCTGCTAGTTTATTATTAACGTTAGCGACTTGGAATTATCAACCGAATATTGATGAGGATGAGGGCGATACCGAAGATAGTGTAATTGAAGCACAATTAGATGGCGAACAATTAACTAAAAAAGATGTGGTACGCCCCTCACAAATTATTTATAAATTAGAAGGACAAGCAGTAGGTCTAGCCGATAAAAACAATGAAAATGATCTTTATAATCAAATTTTAAATTTGTCATTATATAATTTCGAAGTAATGTCTAATCCTATGAATCAATTAGAGAATAATCAAAATCAAGTAGAGATTATTTTCCCAACAGAACTCCCAACGGATGTTATTGTTGATCTGTTCTCTATTGACAATGAGGTGAATATTCCAGATAGTACATTTGATCGCGTCTATATAACGCTATCAAGTAACCAAGAAGATAATCAAATTGTTTTTGTGAAAACTTCTACTGGAACGGCAATAGGTGCAAAATTTCAAAATTCAAATCAAACGATTGAATTTCTAATTGATTATGAAAATGATAATGAAAGCATTCGTTATGAAGTGTTGGAAAATGCAAATGAACTCGCGATTTATTTACCAAGTGAGATTTCATTAGCGATAGAGTACTTTTCATATAAAACTCTGGATAGTGAACCTTTTCGTAATTTGTTGTTTAATACACCATCATCAGTTAGAAATTACAAGAATAACAATAGAGAAATCTATACAGATGGTATCAGTGAAATGACGATAGAAGATGGATATAGTATTAGCTTCTCTAATCCATTAAATGATACTCAAGTATTAGAAGAATCGGTTACGCAATATCAATTATTTGATCAAGTACATCAATTTATAAATAAACACAATGGTTTTACGTCTACAGAGCCATTTCAATTTTTCTTATCTGAATTATTAACATCAGCAAACACCAATTTAGTAGAATATAATTTGGCTTATCTAGGGTACCCAATTTATGAAATGGGATCATTAGCAACCATTTCAATCAATTGGCATAACCAGGACCCTTCTATATACAGTCATCCGATTGTTCAATTAGTTGATAGACTTGAAACAGGACTAGTGCCAACAGCATTTTTAGATACGACTAGTGTTTTAGAAATTTTGAATGGAAATACGTATAGTGATAAAACCGTTTATGACGTAGCTGTAGGATATCAAATAGAACAGGAATCTGGAAGTGAGACTCAGGCGTATAAATTAATTCCAACTTGGTATGTAGAAGGAATTAGTGGTTGGGAAGAATTAGAGATACCTGGTGAGTTGTTAGGAGGCGATAATAGTGCAATGGGGACAAATTAA
- a CDS encoding adenylosuccinate synthase, giving the protein MSSVVVVGTQWGDEGKGKITDFLSQNAEVVARYQGGNNAGHTIKFDGVTYKLHLIPSGIFFEEKVCVLGNGMVIDPKAIVEELKYLHDKGVSTDNLRISNRAHVILPYHLKLDTLQEEEKGVNKIGTTKKGIGPAYMDKAARVGIRIVDLLDKEAFREKLEQNLAEKNRLFSKVYEIEEMHVEDILEEYYQYGQEIAKYVADTSVVLNDALDQGRRVLFEGAQGVMLDIDQGTYPFVTSSNPIAGGVTIGSGVGPSKINHVVGVSKAYTTRVGDGPFPTELHDETGDRIREIGNEYGTTTGRPRRVGWFDSVVVRHARRVSGITDLSLNSIDVLTGIKTLKICTAYRYKGTVMEEFPASLKILADCEPIYEEMPGWDEDITGVKSLHELPENARHYLERISQLTQIPLSIFSVGPDRMQTNEVRSVYS; this is encoded by the coding sequence ATGTCATCAGTAGTAGTAGTAGGAACACAATGGGGAGACGAAGGTAAAGGTAAGATTACTGATTTCCTGTCTCAAAATGCAGAAGTGGTCGCGCGATATCAAGGTGGGAATAATGCAGGACATACAATTAAGTTTGACGGAGTAACATATAAATTACACTTAATTCCTTCTGGGATATTTTTTGAGGAGAAAGTATGTGTACTTGGTAATGGTATGGTGATTGACCCGAAAGCAATTGTAGAGGAATTAAAGTATTTACATGATAAGGGTGTTAGCACGGATAACTTACGAATTAGTAATCGTGCACACGTAATTTTACCGTATCATTTAAAATTAGATACATTACAAGAAGAAGAAAAAGGTGTTAACAAAATAGGTACAACGAAAAAAGGTATTGGTCCTGCTTATATGGATAAGGCAGCACGGGTTGGTATTCGTATCGTAGATCTTTTAGATAAAGAAGCTTTCCGTGAAAAATTAGAACAAAATTTAGCAGAAAAAAATCGCTTATTTTCAAAAGTATATGAAATAGAAGAAATGCATGTAGAAGACATTCTAGAAGAGTATTATCAATATGGACAAGAAATCGCAAAATATGTTGCTGACACATCTGTTGTTTTAAATGATGCGCTTGATCAAGGACGTCGTGTTTTATTTGAAGGTGCACAAGGTGTTATGTTGGATATTGATCAGGGTACATATCCCTTTGTAACTTCCTCCAATCCTATTGCTGGTGGGGTAACAATTGGGTCTGGTGTAGGCCCATCAAAAATTAATCATGTAGTTGGCGTATCCAAAGCATATACGACAAGAGTAGGAGATGGTCCTTTCCCAACAGAGTTACATGACGAAACGGGCGATAGAATACGTGAAATCGGAAATGAATATGGTACGACAACTGGACGTCCTCGTCGTGTTGGTTGGTTTGATAGTGTCGTTGTTCGTCATGCTCGCCGTGTCAGTGGTATTACCGATTTATCATTAAACTCAATTGATGTTCTAACTGGTATTAAAACATTAAAAATTTGTACCGCCTATCGGTATAAAGGAACGGTAATGGAGGAATTTCCAGCTAGTCTTAAAATATTAGCTGATTGCGAACCAATTTATGAAGAAATGCCTGGTTGGGATGAAGATATCACTGGAGTAAAAAGTTTACATGAACTTCCAGAGAATGCACGTCATTATTTGGAACGGATTTCACAACTCACACAAATTCCTTTATCTATTTTCTCAGTTGGTCCAGATCGGATGCAAACCAACGAAGTAAGAAGTGTATATAGTTAA
- the yycF gene encoding response regulator YycF: MSQKILVVDDEKPIADILKFNLEKEGYTVICAYDGDEAVRLTDQENPDLLLLDIMLPNRDGNEVCREIRKRHSMPVIMLTAKDSEIDKVLGLELGADDYVTKPFSNREVIARVKANLRRQQVPVDNQRVNKDIQIGTLVIHPDAYTVTRNGTYVELTHREFELLHYLARHIGQVMTREHLLETVWGYDYYGDVRTVDVTVRRLREKIEETPSTPLWIVTRRGVGYYLRNPEQE; encoded by the coding sequence ATGAGTCAAAAGATATTAGTTGTAGATGATGAGAAGCCAATTGCAGATATATTAAAATTTAATTTAGAAAAAGAAGGATATACCGTTATATGCGCTTATGATGGTGATGAAGCAGTTCGATTAACAGATCAGGAAAATCCAGATCTTTTATTATTAGATATAATGTTACCTAATCGTGATGGTAATGAAGTATGCCGTGAGATTAGGAAAAGACATAGTATGCCAGTTATCATGTTAACAGCTAAAGATTCTGAAATCGATAAAGTGTTAGGTTTGGAATTAGGGGCGGATGATTATGTGACGAAGCCATTTAGTAATAGAGAGGTTATTGCTAGGGTTAAAGCAAATTTACGACGTCAGCAAGTTCCAGTTGACAACCAAAGAGTGAATAAAGATATTCAAATCGGAACATTAGTTATCCATCCAGATGCCTATACAGTTACGAGAAATGGCACATACGTGGAACTAACGCATCGAGAGTTTGAATTATTACATTATTTAGCACGCCATATTGGTCAAGTGATGACACGTGAACACTTATTAGAAACGGTATGGGGCTATGATTATTATGGTGATGTACGAACGGTTGATGTTACGGTTAGAAGATTGCGTGAAAAGATTGAAGAGACACCAAGCACACCACTTTGGATTGTAACTAGAAGAGGTGTTGGTTATTATTTACGAAACCCTGAGCAGGAGTAA
- a CDS encoding DHH family phosphoesterase, translating into MSDLFKKPTLSNHIWVIYGLSFLLLGFIWFFQWMLGIFMTFILIGSLYYSIRSERNLLNETEEYITTLSHRVKKVGQEALLEMPIGIVLYSEDYKIEWTNPYMNRFTNEESFVGQPLSQLSSDLLTKVKEEKEDIWVPIETYDFQVAVKKEERLLYFFDRTKQTEIQNLYHNEQTVLGVIFLDNYEEITQAMDDTAKSQINSRVTSILNEWSMDYGIYLKRISQERFLAVMNHQILDELEKSKFEILDEVRELISDNKNVPLTLSIGVGLGGGSLPSLGILAQSSLDLALGRGGDQVVIKDESGKVRFYGGKTNPMEKRTRVRARVISHALKELVQESDQVLIMGHKAPDMDSIGAAIGILKIAQASDVDAFIVVDENDIDTGVQRLMEQIKEEDALWSHFVSPDESLDIVTKNTLLVVVDTHKPSLVAEEKLLSKTEYVVVIDHHRRAEEFIDHPTLVYMEPYASSTAELVTELLEYQPNTLKLNMLESTALLAGIIVDTKSFTLRTGSRTFDAASYLRSKGADTVLVQRFMKEDLDIYIQRSHLIESTTIYKNNIAISLGTPGKLFGPVIIAQAADTLLTMTGIVASFVISERKDGRIGISARSLGEINVQVIMEKMNGGGHLTNAATQLDDASIEDAYEQLKEIIDQSIEGGEQE; encoded by the coding sequence ATGTCTGATTTATTTAAGAAGCCAACATTAAGCAATCATATATGGGTTATATATGGACTATCATTTCTCTTATTGGGATTTATTTGGTTTTTCCAATGGATGTTAGGAATATTTATGACATTTATATTAATTGGATCTTTATATTATAGTATTCGATCGGAAAGAAACTTGTTAAATGAGACAGAAGAATACATTACTACTTTATCTCATCGAGTAAAGAAAGTAGGGCAAGAAGCACTACTTGAAATGCCGATTGGAATTGTTCTATATAGTGAAGATTATAAAATCGAATGGACAAATCCATATATGAATAGATTTACTAATGAAGAATCATTTGTAGGGCAACCGTTGAGTCAGTTATCTTCAGATTTATTGACTAAGGTTAAAGAAGAAAAAGAAGACATTTGGGTCCCGATTGAAACGTATGATTTTCAAGTCGCAGTCAAAAAAGAAGAACGATTATTATACTTCTTTGATCGAACGAAACAAACTGAGATTCAAAATTTATATCATAATGAACAAACTGTTCTAGGTGTCATATTTTTAGACAACTATGAAGAGATAACGCAAGCTATGGATGACACAGCAAAAAGTCAAATTAACTCCCGTGTGACATCGATTTTAAATGAGTGGTCGATGGATTATGGGATTTATCTAAAACGGATATCACAGGAACGTTTTTTGGCTGTAATGAATCATCAAATTTTGGATGAACTAGAAAAATCAAAATTTGAAATTCTAGATGAAGTAAGAGAATTAATCTCTGATAACAAGAATGTTCCACTTACCTTAAGTATTGGTGTAGGATTAGGTGGCGGTTCATTACCTTCATTAGGGATCCTAGCTCAGTCTAGTTTAGATCTTGCATTAGGAAGAGGTGGCGATCAGGTCGTCATTAAAGATGAATCAGGTAAAGTTCGCTTTTACGGTGGGAAAACAAACCCAATGGAAAAACGAACAAGAGTGAGAGCACGTGTTATTTCACACGCATTAAAAGAATTAGTCCAAGAAAGCGATCAAGTATTAATAATGGGACATAAAGCACCTGATATGGATTCGATAGGTGCTGCAATTGGTATTTTAAAAATTGCGCAAGCCAGTGATGTTGATGCGTTTATTGTAGTTGATGAAAACGATATAGATACAGGCGTTCAGCGGTTGATGGAACAGATAAAAGAAGAAGATGCATTGTGGTCTCACTTTGTATCACCGGATGAGTCACTTGACATTGTTACAAAGAACACGCTGTTGGTAGTTGTGGATACACATAAACCTTCACTTGTTGCAGAAGAGAAGTTGTTAAGTAAAACAGAATATGTCGTTGTCATTGATCACCATCGCCGTGCAGAGGAATTTATTGATCATCCAACTCTTGTATATATGGAGCCATATGCCTCCTCAACTGCAGAATTGGTAACTGAATTATTGGAATATCAACCAAACACATTGAAGTTAAACATGCTTGAATCTACAGCACTTTTAGCAGGAATTATTGTTGATACCAAAAGTTTCACATTACGAACTGGTTCTCGTACTTTTGATGCTGCTTCTTATTTGCGGTCTAAGGGTGCAGATACCGTACTAGTCCAACGCTTCATGAAAGAAGATTTGGATATTTATATTCAACGGAGCCATTTAATTGAAAGTACAACCATATATAAAAATAATATTGCTATATCATTAGGCACACCTGGAAAGTTATTTGGACCAGTTATTATTGCACAAGCTGCTGACACCCTTTTAACAATGACAGGTATTGTTGCTTCCTTTGTCATATCTGAACGAAAGGATGGACGTATTGGTATTAGTGCTAGATCACTAGGTGAAATTAATGTCCAAGTAATCATGGAAAAGATGAATGGTGGCGGTCATTTGACAAATGCAGCAACACAATTAGATGATGCCTCTATAGAAGACGCTTATGAGCAATTAAAAGAGATTATAGATCAATCTATTGAAGGAGGAGAACAAGAATGA
- the walK gene encoding cell wall metabolism sensor histidine kinase WalK: MKKVNIFQSMQWKIIIIMILLLLLAMQVIGSYFAQRLETDLRANFEENIDERLEVLSDNLVKALVKERPEDGTGPTLEADVREIVQLYGRSDAYSQLQVMDRQYRIIGTNTQEEDIGKLTGNSNVRTAIIYDNSTREMQRDQQTGERRLIRIVPLYDNNEPLGAIYLEASMEEVFAQVENINGIFLNGTLIAIFVSTIVGILVARAITKPITEMRRQATIMSRGDFSQKVNVYGTDEIGQLAITFNDMNEKIRLANHTTEEERQKLSSVLSNMSDGVLATNENGQVTLMNEPASLLLAKTFEEIKGESIIDVLQLEDKAIDLMDFQEAGSLTIDFSDDDQLFLIKANFSVVQDESENFTGLITVISDVTEQEKEEKERREFVSNVSHELRTPLTTMRSYLEALTDGAWEDKEIAPQFLEVTQNETERMIRLVNDLLQLSKMDHKEQTMHKERVNVVPFFHHVLDRFEMNKEESVTINRYIPKDSLFLWMDKDKIIQVIDNIISNAIKYSAVDGTIHFRVVKDKQRIRVSIADQGPGIAREKLDKIFDRFYRADKGRSREVGGTGLGLAIAKDIIVSHHGQIWAESMEGKGTTILFTLPLITRKRGAKK, encoded by the coding sequence ATGAAAAAGGTTAATATCTTTCAATCGATGCAGTGGAAAATTATTATCATTATGATCTTGTTGCTATTACTTGCTATGCAGGTAATAGGATCTTATTTTGCTCAGAGATTGGAAACGGATTTAAGAGCAAATTTCGAGGAAAATATTGATGAACGCTTAGAAGTCCTAAGTGATAACTTGGTAAAGGCTCTAGTTAAAGAAAGACCAGAAGATGGTACTGGTCCAACACTTGAGGCTGATGTAAGGGAAATCGTACAATTATATGGTAGAAGCGATGCATATTCCCAGTTACAAGTTATGGATAGGCAATATCGAATAATTGGTACAAATACACAAGAAGAAGATATCGGTAAACTAACAGGTAATAGTAATGTTCGAACCGCTATTATCTATGATAATTCTACAAGAGAAATGCAGCGTGATCAACAGACAGGTGAACGGCGATTAATTCGTATCGTACCACTTTATGACAATAATGAACCACTAGGTGCCATTTATTTAGAAGCTTCAATGGAAGAAGTATTTGCTCAAGTTGAAAATATTAATGGTATTTTCTTAAATGGAACTTTAATAGCGATATTTGTATCAACAATAGTAGGAATATTAGTAGCGCGAGCTATTACAAAACCGATAACAGAAATGCGAAGACAAGCAACTATTATGTCCCGAGGTGACTTCTCGCAGAAGGTAAATGTATACGGTACAGATGAGATTGGGCAACTTGCCATAACATTTAATGACATGAATGAAAAAATAAGATTAGCAAATCACACAACAGAAGAAGAACGTCAAAAATTAAGTTCAGTCCTTTCAAATATGTCTGATGGTGTGCTTGCTACAAATGAGAACGGACAAGTAACGCTAATGAATGAACCTGCTTCCTTGTTACTTGCGAAAACGTTTGAAGAAATTAAAGGAGAATCTATTATTGATGTCCTTCAGCTTGAGGATAAAGCCATCGATTTAATGGATTTTCAAGAAGCGGGTTCGCTTACAATTGATTTTAGTGATGATGATCAATTGTTTTTAATTAAGGCTAACTTTTCTGTCGTGCAAGATGAAAGTGAAAATTTCACAGGGTTAATTACAGTTATTAGTGACGTAACCGAACAGGAAAAAGAAGAAAAAGAGCGTCGTGAATTTGTTTCTAACGTATCCCATGAATTGCGCACACCACTTACGACAATGCGTAGTTATTTAGAAGCGTTAACTGACGGCGCTTGGGAAGATAAAGAAATAGCACCACAATTTTTGGAGGTCACGCAAAATGAAACAGAACGGATGATTCGATTAGTTAACGACTTATTGCAATTATCGAAGATGGATCATAAAGAACAGACAATGCACAAAGAACGCGTAAATGTTGTTCCGTTTTTCCATCATGTCCTCGATCGATTTGAGATGAATAAGGAAGAGTCTGTTACGATTAATCGGTATATTCCTAAAGACAGCCTGTTTCTATGGATGGATAAAGATAAAATTATTCAAGTTATCGATAATATTATTTCAAATGCTATTAAATATTCGGCAGTAGACGGAACGATTCACTTTCGGGTTGTTAAGGATAAGCAACGAATCAGAGTGAGTATCGCTGATCAAGGACCTGGAATTGCACGTGAAAAATTGGATAAAATATTTGACCGTTTTTACCGTGCTGATAAAGGAAGATCTAGAGAAGTTGGTGGAACGGGACTTGGGCTTGCAATTGCTAAGGATATAATTGTCTCACACCACGGTCAAATTTGGGCTGAAAGTATGGAAGGAAAAGGTACAACTATTCTCTTTACATTGCCACTCATAACCCGAAAGCGTGGTGCTAAGAAATGA
- a CDS encoding M23 family metallopeptidase, producing the protein MMRSNVKSSKLSIFKKTALITVLGIALTSNIAYAADDGLSTVYHVYMDGEHIGTTDSKDVITSYIDELITAREEANDTYAYVTKQEISYVPERVFNPDASNEEVLTKIEEDIAIQVNAYGLQIGDKIAGYFKNKEEAEKTLQQYKEKYVDKEILENLENADKDSDDEQMPLSVGDSAILEVELSEEVTYQEEKVNEDVVITVDQGIELLEKGTLQDKVHTVEEGDVLGSIAGQYDLTTEKLIALNETLSEDAVLQIGQELNVTEYAPFVNVVVTKEELVEEEIAYEKEVEQSDDLYKGEKEVKQEGQDGKKEVQYAIEISNGSVVSKEVINEEVTKEPTKEIIVEGTKVESSRGSGNFIWPTVGGYISSYMGERWGSYHKGIDIAGPSNRAIIAADNGTVESAGWDSGGYGNKVIINHNNGYKTVYAHLASISVSSGETVTQGEQIGVMGTTGNSTGIHLHIEVYKDGNRIDPASIF; encoded by the coding sequence ATGATGAGAAGCAATGTGAAATCTAGCAAACTTAGTATATTTAAAAAAACTGCATTAATAACTGTGTTGGGTATTGCATTAACAAGTAATATTGCATATGCTGCTGACGATGGACTATCTACGGTCTACCACGTCTATATGGACGGAGAACACATTGGTACAACAGACAGCAAAGACGTTATTACTTCGTATATAGATGAATTAATCACTGCGCGTGAAGAGGCAAATGATACATATGCTTACGTCACGAAACAAGAAATCTCCTACGTTCCAGAACGTGTATTTAATCCAGATGCCTCTAACGAAGAGGTATTAACAAAGATTGAAGAAGATATTGCAATTCAAGTGAATGCATATGGTCTTCAAATTGGTGATAAAATAGCCGGTTATTTTAAAAACAAAGAAGAGGCTGAGAAAACCTTACAGCAATATAAAGAGAAATATGTAGATAAAGAAATATTAGAGAATCTAGAGAATGCTGATAAAGATTCAGATGATGAACAAATGCCGTTGTCAGTTGGTGATTCCGCTATTTTAGAAGTAGAACTATCAGAAGAGGTTACCTATCAAGAAGAGAAAGTTAATGAAGATGTAGTTATTACTGTTGATCAAGGTATTGAGTTGCTAGAAAAAGGTACATTACAAGATAAAGTACACACGGTAGAAGAAGGTGATGTACTGGGCTCTATTGCAGGTCAATATGACTTAACTACAGAGAAATTAATAGCTTTAAATGAAACCTTGTCAGAGGATGCAGTATTACAAATTGGACAAGAATTGAATGTAACAGAATATGCGCCATTTGTTAATGTAGTAGTGACAAAAGAGGAATTAGTAGAAGAAGAAATCGCATACGAAAAAGAAGTTGAACAATCCGACGATTTATATAAAGGCGAGAAAGAAGTAAAGCAAGAAGGACAAGATGGTAAGAAAGAAGTACAATATGCAATTGAGATTAGTAATGGAAGTGTTGTGTCTAAAGAAGTTATTAACGAAGAAGTAACGAAAGAACCGACAAAAGAAATTATAGTAGAAGGTACGAAAGTGGAATCATCTAGAGGGTCAGGTAATTTTATTTGGCCAACTGTTGGCGGGTACATTTCTAGTTATATGGGAGAAAGATGGGGTTCTTATCATAAAGGCATAGATATTGCTGGTCCTAGTAATAGAGCAATAATAGCGGCTGATAATGGAACAGTAGAATCAGCAGGCTGGGATAGTGGTGGTTACGGTAACAAAGTTATTATTAATCATAATAATGGTTATAAAACAGTTTATGCACACCTAGCTTCTATTAGTGTAAGCTCTGGAGAAACAGTTACACAAGGCGAACAGATTGGTGTTATGGGTACAACAGGTAACTCAACAGGTATTCATTTACACATTGAAGTATATAAAGACGGTAATAGAATTGATCCAGCAAGTATATTTTAA
- the rplI gene encoding 50S ribosomal protein L9 translates to MKVIFQKDVKGKGKKGEVKDVSDGYARNYLLKNNVAIEATPGNLKGLEAKQNKEKNLEQAEVDDAEKLKEKLANMQVELTAKSGDHGNLFGSITSKQIAEELKKTHNIKMDKRKIELDNPIRSLGVTNVPVKLHPEVTGIIKVHVTEV, encoded by the coding sequence ATGAAAGTAATCTTTCAAAAAGACGTAAAAGGAAAAGGCAAAAAAGGGGAAGTTAAAGATGTCTCTGATGGTTATGCACGTAACTATCTTTTGAAAAACAATGTGGCGATAGAAGCAACCCCAGGCAATTTAAAAGGATTAGAGGCTAAGCAAAATAAAGAAAAAAATCTAGAACAAGCAGAAGTTGATGATGCAGAAAAACTGAAAGAAAAATTAGCAAACATGCAAGTTGAGTTAACAGCAAAATCAGGAGATCATGGCAATTTATTTGGTTCCATAACAAGTAAACAAATTGCTGAGGAATTAAAGAAAACACATAATATTAAAATGGATAAAAGAAAAATTGAGCTAGATAATCCCATCCGTTCTTTAGGGGTAACAAATGTACCTGTAAAATTACATCCGGAAGTAACCGGTATAATTAAAGTACACGTAACAGAAGTATAA
- the dnaB gene encoding replicative DNA helicase → MSEEWNEQRTPPHNIEAEQAILGAIFLEPEAISSATELLIPSDFYRASHQRIFQVMMQLTDKGEPIDLVTVTTALSNAKLLDEIGGVSYLSDLASAVPTAANIGYYNKIVEEKALLRRLIRTATDIVTDGFSKEDEVEEVLSEAEKNILEVSNRKNASAFKNIKDVLIDVYDNIEQLHHNDADVTGVPTGFRDLDKITSGFQRNDLIIVAARPSVGKTAFALNIAQNVAIKTDENVAIFSLEMGAEQLVNRMLCAEGNIDAQRLRTGSLEPEDWGKLTMAMGSLSNAGIFIDDTPGIRVNEIRSKCRRLKQEHGLGMILIDYMQLIQGSASNAKENRQQEVSEISRSLKGLARELNVPLVALSQLSRGVEQRQDKRPMMSDLRESGSIEQDADIVGFLYRDDYYDQESEKQNIIEIIISKQRNGPVGTVELAFVKEYNKFVDLDHRYDESDIPPA, encoded by the coding sequence ATGAGTGAGGAATGGAATGAACAACGAACACCACCACATAATATTGAAGCGGAACAAGCAATATTAGGTGCTATATTTTTAGAACCAGAGGCAATCTCTTCTGCTACAGAGTTACTAATACCTTCAGATTTTTATCGTGCTAGCCACCAGCGGATTTTTCAAGTGATGATGCAACTGACTGATAAAGGAGAGCCAATTGACTTAGTAACGGTCACGACAGCATTATCAAATGCAAAATTGTTAGATGAAATCGGTGGTGTCTCTTATTTAAGTGATCTAGCCAGTGCAGTTCCAACCGCAGCAAACATTGGTTATTATAATAAGATTGTTGAAGAAAAAGCACTCCTACGTCGTTTAATTCGAACGGCAACTGATATTGTTACAGACGGTTTTTCAAAAGAAGATGAAGTAGAAGAAGTATTAAGTGAAGCTGAAAAGAATATTTTAGAGGTTTCCAATCGAAAAAATGCTAGTGCATTTAAGAATATTAAAGATGTTTTAATAGATGTGTATGATAATATCGAACAACTACACCATAATGATGCAGATGTAACAGGAGTACCAACTGGTTTTAGAGATTTAGATAAAATCACCTCTGGTTTCCAACGGAATGATTTAATCATTGTTGCTGCACGACCATCTGTAGGTAAGACGGCATTTGCTTTAAATATTGCGCAAAATGTAGCGATTAAAACAGATGAGAACGTGGCGATCTTTAGTTTAGAGATGGGTGCAGAACAACTTGTAAACCGTATGCTTTGTGCGGAAGGTAACATTGATGCGCAACGTCTTCGTACAGGAAGCTTAGAGCCAGAAGACTGGGGTAAGCTAACAATGGCAATGGGTAGTCTATCTAATGCTGGTATTTTTATTGATGATACGCCAGGAATTCGTGTTAACGAAATCAGGTCTAAATGTAGACGATTAAAGCAAGAACATGGTCTTGGTATGATTTTAATAGATTACATGCAGCTTATTCAAGGTAGTGCAAGCAATGCAAAAGAAAACCGTCAACAAGAAGTATCGGAAATATCCAGGTCATTAAAAGGTTTAGCAAGGGAATTAAATGTCCCGTTAGTCGCACTTTCTCAGCTTTCTCGTGGAGTGGAGCAAAGACAAGATAAACGACCAATGATGTCAGACCTGCGTGAATCAGGAAGTATTGAGCAAGACGCAGATATTGTTGGCTTCCTCTATCGTGATGATTATTATGATCAAGAATCAGAAAAACAAAATATTATCGAAATTATTATTTCTAAACAACGTAATGGCCCGGTTGGGACAGTAGAACTTGCATTTGTAAAAGAATATAATAAATTTGTTGACTTAGATCATCGATATGATGAATCAGATATACCACCAGCGTGA